The DNA sequence TCAACCTTGTTCATGAAGACGATAAGGCTCTTAACACCAACTTGGCGTGAAAGCAAGATGTGTTCACGAGTTTGTGGCATTGGTCCGTCTGTAGAAGCTACTACAAGGATAGCTCCGTCCATTTGGGCAGCACCAGTGATCATGTTTTTAACGTAGTCCGCGTGTCCTGGAGCGTCGATGTGAGCATAGTGACGTTTTGCAGTTTCATACTCAACGTGTGCAGTGTTGATTGTGATACCGCGTTCGCGTTCTTCTGGAGCAGCATCAATAGATGAATAATCTTTTGGTTGGTTAACTGCTGAAGGCAAGCGACGTGCCAATACAGTAGTGATAGCTGCTGTCAAAGTAGTTTTACCATGGTCAACGTGTCCAATAGTACCAATGTTAACGTGTGGTTTACTACGATCGTATTTTTCTTTTGCCATTTAGGAAAAGCCTCCAATAAAATATATTTTATAGATAGACGGTAGGCAATACAGTCTAACTTTACCCTACTATTCTAACAAATTGTTTTAGAATTGCAAGCTTTTTACATGGATTTAGGCAATTCTTTTAGGGGGAAGGTCTCACTGTTGGTGCTGATTTTCCCATACTTTCTCAATCAAAGCAAAAGAGCCGAAAGAAGACTTTCGACTCAACTGATAACTTTAAATTCTTGGGTTTCAGCCCGCCGAATCTCTTCGGTTGCTTCCTTGTAGATTTCCTCACGTTTTTCATTGGCATCAATATTGAGGACAATACCGATGGCAACCGATAGGAGCAAGAGGCTGTTCCCACCTTGAGAAAGGAAGGGGAAGGTAACCCCTGTTGAAGGGATCAGGCCTGAGATTCCGCCGATATTAACAAAGACCTGCATCAGGAGCATACCGCCGATACCTAAGGCCATCATGGAATTAAAGGGATTCTTAGCCTTGATGCCAACCAGCATAATACGCAGGATAAGAAAGAAAACCAGTGCTAAGATAAGACCGGCACCAATCAGTCCCAGCTCCTCGATTACCACAGAAAAAACAAAGTCTGTCGTGGCTTCGGGCAGGTAGCCATTCTTCTCAATAGAGTTTCCCAGTCCCCGGCCAAACCAACCGCCATTAGACATGGCATAATAGGAATGAGCCAGCTGTAAGCCAGAATCGGCCAGATCTTTAAAAGGATTAAAGAAGGCAGCAAAACGCTTAGCCACATAACCAAAGACCGGAACTTTAGACATGGTCTTAACACCAACGACACCGATAATGCTGAGAAAGATAGTCGATACCGCTACGATTACCCCCATCAGAGCAGTGTACCAGCGGTAACCAACCCCACTGAGGGCGAACATAATAACACCGGATAAAACGATGATAGAGGCGTTCCCCAAGTCGGGCTGGATAACAACCAAACCAACCATAATGGCAGAATAGACCCGCCAGTCCTTGAGGTCATCTAGGCTGCGAGGATACCAGCGCCGTCTCGTAAGAGCTTGATAATCGTAAGTCTCGATATCCGTCTGTCGTCTGGAAAAGGTAAAAGCTAAGAGCCAAACCATGATGAGTTTGAGGTATTCGGCAGGCTGGAAGGTGATAGGGCCTAAAGAAATCCAGCCGTTAGCTCCATTGATCTCTTCCGAAAAAAACTTAGCGACAACTAAGAGGACCACTTCAACTAAGAGAGCGGCTGTTAGGACATGCTTATTTTTTAAAAAGTTCAGTTTTAATCTATATATAAAAGTGATGGCAAAAAGACTGACCAGCCAAAAAGCTCCTTGGTTAAGAACCGAACTAAAAGGATTCAGACCGAACTTAATCAGAGAGACACTGGTCGTGGAATAAACCACAATCAAGCCAAGCACAGAGAGCACCAAATAAGGAATTAATATGGAATAATTCAACAAGTGCTTTTTATCTATCTTCATGAATGCTCCAATACTTAGAACTTGTATTCACATTTTTTTGACAGTTAGCCTTATGTGGTAGGGACGCAAGCGACCTCCTAACGGAGTTACATTGCTCATTTTCAAGCCTAGGGTCTTGAAAATCCCCTCGACGATTGACCCTATTTAAGTCAATCGTCTTTTTACCACGGCGGCAACTGTCTGTTTTGAGAGTGGGACAGAAGTCGATTTTTTATATAAATTGACTTCGTTGTCCCACCTCCGCACAGTTGATTAGGATGGCCGCTAACACTTGCGGAGTCGTTAAACAGTCCAGTGGACTGTTTAGGGGGTGCCTGAAAATGGGACTGCACCCCAAGATAAGGACCTCTAATCAACAGTGGTTCATTGGTGCTAAAGCACCTAATGAACCGTGCAGGGGAAAGACTTCTTGGCAGTGCCAACAAGTCTTTCTCCCAACCACTGCGTCAAACTGTTATTACTGTAAAAATAGAAGGCTGGAATACTTTTTTCCCAGACTTTTTCCAGCTGACGCTAAGAATTTAAACTTGTGAATACAGTTTCTTAACAAATCATACGTTTAAAAGTATACCATGTTTGAGAGCAAAATTAAAGACGGAGACTTGTGAATCGGTACCCCGACGGTATTGAAAATTGCCTGCTAGGCCTGTTCAGCAGGTACAAAAAGAGCCTGAACTCAGTCAAGCTCTCTTGATTTTATTCACAAAGTTAGATTAGGGTGACCCAAGCTGTTTACCTTCATCAGCCTGAGTTACGCAGACCTGTGGCAATACCGTTGATGGTGATGTGGATTAATTTGACAGTATCTTCATCTAGGCCTTCATGGCGCAAACGTTTAATCAACTCGATTTGAATGTAATTGAGGACATTAAAGTAAGGCAGACGATAATCCAAGCTGGATTTGAGGGCTGGGTTTTCCGCTAGGAAGTCCTCTTCTCCTTCAATGGCCAGAATGACATTTTTCGTCAATTGCCATTCGTCTAAGATAATATTGAAGACCTCTCGTACTTCCTCTTGCTCTGCTAATTTAGCATATTGGAAGGCGATATTCATATTGGACTTGGACAGCACCATGTCAACATTGGATAGGAGAGAGTTAAAGAAGGGCCAAGTCTTATACATGTGCTGCAACTTAGCGAGGTTACCTTCGTCCGCATCAATGAAGTGCTTGAAGGCTGAACCGACTCCGTACCAACCTGGGAACATCATTCGGTTTTGCGACCACGAGAAGACCCATGGAATCGCACGGAGACCAGAAATTTCTGTGATGGTCTTGCGGGCAGCTGGACGAGAGCCTAGATTGAGGCTGGAAACTTCTTTAATCGGACTCGCTTCAAAGAAATAATCATAGAAATGAGGGTTTCCAAAAACTAAATCGCGATAGATGACATTAGAATCAGCTACAATAGCGTCCATATCAGCTCGGAAGCCTTCAATCTCATTAGGATCAGCCAGCATCCGAGTAACCATCCGATTGACAGCGGCCGATACCAGCATTTCCAGATTGTAATAGGCAGCGTCCTTGTTCCCATACTTAAAACCAATTACTTCACCTTGCTCGGTCAAACGAATTCGGTCCTTGATTGAGCCAAAAGGTTGGGATGTGATAGCCTCGTAAGATGGGCCGCCACCGCGTCCAACCGTTCCTCCACGGCCATGGAAGAAGGTAATCTTGACACCTTGATCGTCACCCAATTTAGTCAGAGCATTCTGTGCCTTATAGAGGGCCCAGCCAGAAGCTAGATAACCGCCGTCCTTATTGGAGTCGGAGTAGCCCAGCATGATTTCTTGATAATTGTTTTTGGAAGCCACCCATTTCTTGACAATATCGTAGCTCAGATAGTCTTCCATGATGCCTGTAGAATTGTCTAAATCCTCGATGGTTTCAAAGAGAGGAACAATTTGTACTCGGGCAGAATCTTTATCAATCAGGCCGACTTCCTTGAGCATAATGGCCAATTCAAACATGTCAGAGACAGACTCGGTGTGTGAGATAATATGCTGTTTGATAACATCCTCACCTAGGAGGTCTTTCATCTCACGCGCTGTTTGGTAGATAGCCAGTTCCTTTTGCAGGAGCTCAGACTTAGGCGCGTGGGTTGAAGACAGGGTCCGAGGATCTTCCAATAATTCTTTGAGCAGAACCTGACACTTTTCTTCTTCGGAGAGGCTGCTGTAGTCGGCAACAATATTAGCTGACTTGAGCAGCTCTGCCACACAAGCCTCCTGAATACTGGAATCCTGCCGCATATCAATACTGGCTAGATAGAAGCCAAAGACTTCCACAGCCTGCAAAAGTTCCTCAAAATCACCAGACAAGAGGGTTTGCTCACCATTAGCAATAAGGGACTCCTTAATAGCCCATAAGTCCTCTTTAAGCTCTTGAGCCGTCTGATAGGACGCCATCTGTTCATCTTCCAGCTCAGATGCGGCCTGAGAAACTTTATTTTGAACATAGCTAGCAATGATACTGCTATTTGGACTGGTGAATTCAGACTGCTTACGTTCCTGATTGTAACCAGCACGGGCCTGTAAATTCAAGAGAGTTTGAATCACCTTGGATTGGATATAATTGAAAGCCTTTCGATAGGGTTCATGTTCTCGATAGATGGAGGTATCATTGGACAGGGCAGCCAAACGTTCAACTGCTTCAGAGGTCCTAATCAGATGGGTGGACAAGGAGAACGAACGGTAAAGATCGTTAAGTTTTTCAATATAGTAGTTGAGAATAACCTCGCTCTGAACCGTAGCTGAAATCCGAAGCGTTTCGGCAGTCACATAAGGGTTACCATCGCGGTCGCCCCCGATCCACATCCCCATGGTAATAGGTTTAGGATTGTCTAATTTAATGCCTCGCTCAGCCGCCAAACGTTGATACTCAATCGAAAGATTGGTGATGGCCTTAATCAGGGAGCTGTTGTAATACTCCATGACATTAGTAATTTCATTGGTGACCTTGAGCTTTTGTTCCCGGATAATGTCGGTCTGCATCATGATTTCAATATAGCGGCGCAGATCAGCATGCCATTTGTCCTTATTAATCAAGCCTCTTTTGACATCGCGATGCTTACGCAGGAGGTCATGAATCTTGGTGTTGAGTTCCAACATGGTCTTGCGCTGTACCTGTGTTGGGTGAGCCGTCAAAACTGGGACTACATTGACATGCTGCAAAATATCTTGAGCATTGTCCTTCTCAGCTACCAAGTCAATAGTGGTCGAAATTTTACCCAGATAATCTTGGCCCGTATTATTTTGGTGGTTAACCTCATAGGCCAGATCTACATCTTCTGAAATATTAATCAGCAAGGGTAAAATTGAGAAATATCGGGCAATCACGACCATATTATCATTAGAAATGGTGTGAATAGCCTGTTCTAATTCGCCGTATTTTTCCTTGCTGGATAAATCAATTAAAGTTTGAATCTTGGCGAAGGCGTCATCGCCGATCATCTGGCGCGTCGTATCGTCGAGAATCCCCCTTAAAATCTGGACCTCTTCAGTGACGATGGTCTGGTCACTGCTTGCCTCTAATTTTTTAATGGTCATCTTCTTCCTCCATTATCTAAATATCCCAGATACTGTGCCTTTTATCGGGACAGAAGCATCAGTTTGTTTAGCTTCTCACAATTCTTTCCTATCATATCACTTTTAAGCTTAAAACTAAAGATTTTTTCAAAAGAAAAGCCTTGACGTTCGGGTTTCTTCACCCACGTTCGTCTATTTAAGAGACAAACTTCTTTTTTTCTGTTACACTAAAGAAAAACTTAATGAGGGGGAGAACCATGACAATTTATGATTTTACCGTTTCCGGACAGGACGGGCAGCCCATTTCTTTGAGCAACTATAAGGATAAGGTTCTCTTAGTTGTTAATACGGCAACTGGCTGTGGCTTTACACCCCAATATGACGGGCTCCAAGCTCTCTATGATCGCTATCAAGATCAAGGGTTTGAAATTTTAGATTTTCCTTGCAACCAATTTGCCGGCCAAGCACCTGGCAGTGCCGAAGACATCAATCAGTTTTGCAGTCTCAACTACCAAACGACCTTCCCGCGCTTTGCTAAGATCAAGGTCAACGGCAAGGAAGCTGATCCTCTCTATCGTTGGCTCAAGGAGCAAAAACATGACTTGGTCGGAGAGCCTATCGAATGGAATTTCACGAAATTCTTAATTGGCCGCAAAGGTCAGGTTGTCAAGCGCTATGCCCCAAAGGCAGAGCCGGAAACTATTGCCAGCGATATTGAGATTTTGCTATAAAATAAGAAGGCTGAAAAAAAGTATTCCAGCCTTCTATTTTTTGCCATAATAACAGTTTGACGCAGTGGTTGGGAGTCCTTATCTTGGGGTGCAGTCCCATTTTCAGACCCCCTTAAACAGTCACTTGACTGTTTAACTACTCCGCAATTGTTAGTGACACCATCCCACTCTCTTATTTTATCAGCCATGATACCTCTTGTAGCCACTGAAGCAAACTTTTACATAACCCAATGAAATTAAAAGGTAAGTAATGCAGGCTTTGGGGCTCCGAGTAAGTTTAATAAATGCGTTAAGACAGCAAGGCTTTTATTTGGAAAGAGCTGGGCACTTATGTTTCTTAATCCAGAAAATCAAAAAAAAAAAAAACGAACAGGATAGATTTCTGATGATAGAAATGGTAACCTTGTTCGTTTTTATTTTTGTCAGCTTACGGATCAGAGTGCAGAACTGTCTGTGACAGACTCCTTTACGTTTCCATCAATTTCTGGGCATCTTTGAGTTTAACAGAGACAATTTTTGAGACACCCGACTCTTGCATGGTAACCCCGTAAATACTGTCAGCTGCTGCCATTGTTCCCTTACGGTGGGTAACCACAATAAACTGGCTGGCCTTATCAAAACGGTTGAGGTAATCACCAAAACGTTTGACATTGGCCTCATCCAGAGCTGCTTCTACTTCATCCAGAATGACAAAAGGAATGGTTTTAACTCGGATAATGGAAAAGAGTAGGGCCAAAGCCGAAAGGGCCTTTTCCCCACCTGACATCAGGTTAAGAGACTGAATCTTCTTACCGGGCGGTTGGACTGAAATTTCCACCCCAGCCGTTAGAAGATCCCCCTCGGTCAAAATCAGGTCGGCTGAACCTCCGCCAAACATTTGAACAAACGTCTCTTTGAAGCTTTCACGAATGGCCTCAAAGGTCGTTTTAAAGCGTGATTTGACCTCATCATCCATATCGTTAATAGTTTCAAGCAAGAGGTTCTTGGCTTCCACCAAATCAGAGCGCTGGCTGTTGAGAAATTCCAGACGGTCATTGACCTCATCATACTGCTCAATAGCATCCAGATTGATTGGTCCCAAGCTCTTAATCTGCCGGTTGAGCTGGGTCAAGTTCTGACGAGCAGATGGTAAATCTTCTACTGCTTGAGCCTGCTCCTTAGCTTGATCAAAGCTCATCTGATAGTCTTCGGCCAACTGGCGGGCAAATCCTCGCAGTTTTTCTGATAGGTTTTCAATTTCGGCCTCCAGATGGGCCTGCCGACGAATTAATTCTTCATTGCGCTTACCAGCCGCCTGAACCTGCTCTTCAATGTCTTCCAGCTGGCCATCACAGTCCTCTATTTCAAAGCGAAGGCGAATCAAACTGGTTTCCAAGTCAGATTTCTTAGCTTCTGCTTCTTCCAGCTGCTTAGCTAACTTAGGCAATTCCTCTTGTGAAAGATCGCCAGTCTGGCTGGAGAGCAGCTGAGTCAGATTAGAAATTTCCCTTTCCAAGTCAGCCAGATCCAAGTTGAGACGGTTGCACTCATTTTTAGTAAAGCGTTCTTCACCAGCTAGTTCACGCTCGCTCAAACGGGCTTGGGATAGGTCTTCATTAAGCTTAGCCACCTGAGCCGCTATGGTATCCTTATCACCCTTGATTTGGTCCAGTTGTTCTTGAACACGAGCCTTTTGGTTTTGGATATCAAGGAGTCCAGACTCAACCTTAGCCTTCTCTTCCAACAAGGATGAGGCACTGTCCTCTACATCATTTGCTGAAAAACCAGCCAGCAGTTGATTCAAATCAGCCAGATGACTGGCTTGACTTTGATAAGCCAGCTCTGCCTTCTGCTCAGCCAAGCGGGCTGTTTCACCTGCTTCCTTAAGACTGGTCAGTTCTTCTTCCTCCTGAGTCTTGGTTCTTTTGAGAGTGGCTACAGCAATTTCTTGCTGGGCCAGCTTTTCCTTCAGCTCTGAAATCTCAGCTGTTAAACTATCTAATTCTGGCTTGATAAAAGTCGTGTTGCGGCTGCGATTCGCTCCACCTGAGAAGGAACCGCCTGGACGCAATTCTGTGCCGTCCAAGGTCACCATGCGAACCTGATAACGAACTTCGCGGGCGGCTTGATTGGCATGGTCAATACTATCAAAAATGGCTGTCACACCCAGGAGGTTTTGAAAAATATTAGCCAGCTTGGGTTCGTAGGTTACCAAATCGCTGGCTAGACCTAGGAAACCTGAAGCCGCTTCAATCTTCGTCAGATTGTGGGCAGCTATCTGACGCGGCCTAATCGTCGTTAAAGGAAGGAAGGTCGCCCTACCTGAACGATTCTGCCGCAGAAAGGCAATGCCTCGCTTGGCTGCCGCTTCATCTTCTACGATAATATTTTGACTGCTGCCTCCTAAGGCAATCTCCAGAGCCGTCTGATAATCCTGTTCAAAGGTCAGATGCTCAGAGACTGCCCCAATAATCCCACCCAAGCGGTCAGCTTCTTGAAGGACAGCCTTGACCCCTGCGAAGAAATTAGAGTGATTCTTCTGAATAGCTTCCAGGCTACGCTGGCGGGCCTCTTTTTCCTTAATCTGATCCAGAAGGGCGAACATTTGGCTCTGCTCCTGACGATAGCTATTGTCAGTTTGGCTCAAGGCCTTAGCCTGGACTTGGTAGGCTTCTAAAAGCTCTTTGACCCTGTCCTTAGCCGCTTGGAATTCTGCTAAGGCTGTCTGGGCCATCTCCTTGGCTTGAGCTAAGTCTTTCTCAGTCTGTTGGCGTTCTGCAGACTGCTCAGCTTGGGCGGCTTTTTCTTGCTCAATATCGGCTTGAAGAGCCGTCAAACGATTGGAAAGGTCAGCTTCTTTTTGCATGAGGCCAACAAATTCTTCTCGCAAGTTCTCAATAATTTGGTCTGGATTGGTCGAAAAGCGGGTCTGCTCCTTTTCCAACTTAGCAATTTCTTGTCTCAAATCCACTAATTTTTCAGCGAGTTGAGCCTGCTGGGCCTGTTTATCCGACAGTGCCTGTTCCAGATCCTGCTTTTGGCTTTCCAAATCTGCTAAACGTCCTTGAGCATCAGCTTTCTTTTCAGCCTTTTGACTGGATTCCAGCGAAAGAACCTCGATTTTCCGTTGGTAGTCTGCAATCAAGCGAGTAACTTCTAGTAAGTCTGACTGCTGAGCATCCATGGTTTGCGATAGACTCTGGCGGCGTTCCTTAAGCCTTTGGTTCTCCATTTCCAAGCGATTGCGCTGACTATAGTAATCCTTCAAATCGTTCTTAGCCGCTTCAATCTGCTGATTGCGCTCATCCAAGTCAGAGCGGTAAGCCTTGATATCTTCAATCAGGATGTTGAGATTGAGGGACTTGCGCTCCTTGTCCAGAACCAAGAATTGCTTGGCTGTTGCCGCTTGTTTTTCCAGAGGCTTAATTTGGCTTTCCAATTCGTAGATAATGTCTCCCAAACGGTCGAGATTGTCCTGAGTCTTATCCAGTTTACTCTGGGTCTCTTTCTTACGCGTCTTGTACTTGAGGACACCGGCAGCCTCTTCAAAAATCGCCCGTCTGTCCTCAGGCCTGCTATTAAAGATGGCTTCAACACGCCCTTGGGAAATGATAGAGAAAGAATCCCGCCCCAAGCCAGTATCCATAAAGAGGTCGTGGATATCCCGCAGACGGACCTTCTTACCATCAATCAGATAGTCGCTGTCTCCATTGCGGTAGATATGCCGTTCAACACGAATCTCATCGCCGCTGTCCTTGATAAAATGATCAGCATTGTCCAGAACCACAGTCACCTGAGCAAAATTTAAGGGACTGCGATCCTGAGTTCCAGCAAAGATAACATCGGGCATCTTGCCGCCGCGCAAACTCTTCGCTGAGGACTCCCCCAAAGCCCAGCGTAAACTCTCAGTAATATTCGATTTTCCTGAACCGTTGGGACCAACAACTGCTGTTACGCCAGAGTCAAATTCGATCCGCGTCTTATCCGCAAATGACTTGAATCCCTGCATTTCAATTTCTTTTAGAAACATATTAACCTCGTCTTAGCTGGTCAAGAGCGGTCTTAGCAGCTGCTTGCTCGGCCAACTTTTTGGACTTTCCTTGCCCTTGACTGAGGTCCTGACCATCAGCAGATACAACCACTTCAAATTTCTTATTGTGGGCCGGTCCCGTTTCATTGATGACCCTGTAACTAATTTGGACAGGGCCATTAACCTGCAACTTCTCTTGGAGTGCTGTCTTATAGTCCTTAACTCGCTCATAGTCGCCAGCTTCCACCTTAGGAATCATAACTTGGTTGAGAAATTTTTCAACAGCGCTAATCCCTTGGTCTAAATCCAAGGCTCCCAAAAAGGCTTCAAAAAGATCACCTAGAATGGTTTCACGGTCACGACCGCCAGATTTTTCCTCACCCTTGCCTAATTTGATAAAGGACTCAAAACCGCAGTCCTTAGAAAAGCCAGCTAAACTTTCCTCACGCACAATCATCGAACGCATCTTGGACAGGTCGCCTTCTGGCTTCTTAGGAAATTTCGCAAATAGGTAGCGCGAAATCAAAAGTTGCAGAACGGCGTCTCCTAAAAACTCCAGACGTTCATTATGTGAAATGTTTAGGAGGCGATGCTCATTGGCATAAGAGGTGTGGGTAAAGGCAGTTTCCAAGAGGGAACTATCTTTAAAAACAATCCCAAAGTCTGCCTGTAATTTTTTTTCTAACGCTTGCATTATTCAATCATCAGCCTTTCGTAACATATTAAGTTCTTTTCCGCAGGACTGGGCATAAACGAATCTGGAGATTGGCCATGTCCACCTAAACTTTGAAACTGAGAAAGGAAATCATTTTGAATGAGTGTCCCCATCTCCATCTCTCATCGGAAAATTATTCATTGCATTTTGCCTGTTGACACAGACCTTTTTATTATATCAAAAAGGGAGTGGGAAAGGACCAAAAAATTGAAAATTTTGGCTCTCACCACATCCTGATTTTAAGGTAGTGATCTGAAACGATCGCTCCCCAGACCATTTTGACACTTGCTTTGCAAGCTTCATTTCCCGACTAACAAGGTCTCCCAGACCTTGTCAACCCACTTCCGGACAGCTCAAAGGGGCTGGGGACCTTTGAAGGTTGAAAATAAGATGAACGATGATCATCGCATTCGTTTAGATTTTTCTGCTTTAGCTCTGTGGCAAGAGGAAAACCAGCCAGCAGTGGAATCTGGGACAAAGTCCAGACCCATTAACATTGTTCTAGATTTACCAGATTGACGCAGTGGTCGGAAGTAAGATTTGTTAGCTATGCCAAGAAGCCTTACCTCCTGCACAGTTATTAGGTGCTTTAGCACCAGTAAACCACTGCTGATTGGCGGGTTCTTATCTTGAGGTTCAGTCTCATTTTCAGCCCCCCTTAAACAGGTCACTGGACTGTTAACCACTATGCAAGTGATAACAGCCAACCACTGCTTATGCCAAAACAAGAAGACTGGACAAGTTTTTGCCCAGCCTCCTAGATATTTTTCTTCTACTGTCAGACTCTTTTAAGCCTGTACACGCTTGGTTCGTTTCATATAGTCCCGATAAGTCTCGGTATGCATGAGTTCCTTAGCATTTTGTACCCTCTCCTTGGTCGGTGGCTTAACCCCTTCCAAAGTATAAGGAATGCCCAACTCATGCCATTTGAATTCACCTAGGGTATGATAAGGTAGAATTTCAAATTTATCCACATTATTCAAGGTCTCAACGAATTTTCCTAAGTCAATCAAATCCTGATCGAAATCGGTCAGACCCGGTACCAAGACATGGCGAATCCAAACAGGTACCTGTTTATCAGACAAGTATTGGGCAAAGAGCAGGATATTCCTATTGGGCTGGCGGGTTACAACAATGTGCTGCTTAGGGTCAATCTCTTTAATATCGAGAAGCACTAAATCTGTCACGGCCAAAAGCTTATCTACGATTTTATGATACTCAGGCGTTGGCCGATAGGCAAAACCACAGGTATCAAGGGTACAGTGGATACCTAATTTTTGGGCTTCGGTGAAAAGGGCCGTCACAAAATCAATCTGCAGCATGGCTTCACCGCCAGACACTGTAATACCGCCGTTGTTGCCCCAATAGCCTTTATAACGGAGAGCCTCATTAAGGACATCATCTACCGTCCGTACGGTAGAACGATTGGTCTCCATCTCCCAAGTGTCAGGGTTGTGGCAGTATTGGCAACGCATCTTACAGCCCTGCATAAAAACAACAAAACGCACACCGGGGCCATCAACAGTCCCGAAACTCTCAGTCGAGTGAATCATGCCGGTCACTTGCCGGTAATCTATTTCATCTGCCATAATAAGCTCTTTTCTATCAGAAAGGACTAGAGGAAGTCCCTTAGTGAAAACATTTGTAACCGTTTTTACGGTAATTTCATTATAGCGTTTTTCCCTTTAAAAATCTAGCATTGTGTCCATAAAAGCACCCTAACCCAATAGGACTAAGGTGCTTGAGAAAAAGCTTAGAGCAGATTCAATTTTTTCAATTCCTGATCAACCATATCGAAGACAGTCTGCAAATCTTCTGGATTCTTGACAAAGTCCAGCTTGTCACCATCGATGCGGATCTTGGGAGAAATACTGTAATTTTCATACCAATCTGGATATTCTCCGTGAACCTGCTGATAGTATTCATAGAGTTCAGGATTGTCAGAAATCTGTTCGAAGCTGCGTCCCCGCTTGCTAATCCGTTCCAACATCTTATCAAAGGAAACATCAATGTAGACCAGCAAATCAGGACTCTTCTTGGGCATGCCTTCTAATTCTTCCAGCATATTAGCCAAGAGCTCCTTGTAAATATCCAGCTCTGTCTTAGTGACATTACCATTCTTGTAATTGAGGGTCAAGAAAAGTTCATCCTCAAAAATCGAGCGATCCAGGATATTATTATCAGCCTTGTAGGCTTCCTTGATGGACTGGAAGCGTTTATTCAAAAAGAATATTTGCAATAAAAAAGCATACTTCTTAGGGTCCTGATAATAGAGATCCAAAACAGGATTATTATCAACTGCTTCATAGAACACTTGCGTCCCCAAGTGTTCCCCCAAAGATGCCGCCAACGAACTCTTACCAGCACCAATTGTGCCTGCTAAAACTATCAACATTATGCTCCTAAAAATAAAATACAAAGGGCTTTTAGCCCGTGTTCAATTACATACGATACAAAGGGCGTTACAAAAGCCGTATGAAAATAGGGAAGGGATGTAAAATCCTGATTTTCAAGACCTTCATCTTTTTCACTAGGCTTTTAGTCCGTGTTCAATTACAAAAATACTAAGCCGTTAAACACTGTCAGTAACCATCCGTCTTCACGCCCTACCAGCTAATACTCAAAAATAGACAAGGCGGCAAAGTCCAGACAGCTCCTTTTAGCTATTTTATTCTATCTGATTTGCGGAGGTAATTCAAGCACCAAAACCATGAAAATGATTTTCATTATTTGGGAGTGGGGTCAACCAAAAAATTAAAAATTTTTATTCTTACCATGTCTTGATTTTAAGGTGTGACCTGAAACAGTCTCTCCCCAGACCGTTTTTGACACTTGCTTTGCCAGCTTCATTTCCCGATTAAAAAGGTCTCCCAGACCTTTTTAACCCACTCCCGCACAGCTCAAGAGGTCTGGGAGACTCTTTGAGAAAAAAACAGCCAGCAGCGGGGCACTGGTGCTAAAGCACCTAATAATTGTATAGGGGTAAAACTTCTTGGTCTAGCTAACAAGCCTTGCTC is a window from the Streptococcus criceti HS-6 genome containing:
- the pflA gene encoding pyruvate formate-lyase-activating protein; protein product: MMADEIDYRQVTGMIHSTESFGTVDGPGVRFVVFMQGCKMRCQYCHNPDTWEMETNRSTVRTVDDVLNEALRYKGYWGNNGGITVSGGEAMLQIDFVTALFTEAQKLGIHCTLDTCGFAYRPTPEYHKIVDKLLAVTDLVLLDIKEIDPKQHIVVTRQPNRNILLFAQYLSDKQVPVWIRHVLVPGLTDFDQDLIDLGKFVETLNNVDKFEILPYHTLGEFKWHELGIPYTLEGVKPPTKERVQNAKELMHTETYRDYMKRTKRVQA
- the smc gene encoding chromosome segregation protein SMC — protein: MFLKEIEMQGFKSFADKTRIEFDSGVTAVVGPNGSGKSNITESLRWALGESSAKSLRGGKMPDVIFAGTQDRSPLNFAQVTVVLDNADHFIKDSGDEIRVERHIYRNGDSDYLIDGKKVRLRDIHDLFMDTGLGRDSFSIISQGRVEAIFNSRPEDRRAIFEEAAGVLKYKTRKKETQSKLDKTQDNLDRLGDIIYELESQIKPLEKQAATAKQFLVLDKERKSLNLNILIEDIKAYRSDLDERNQQIEAAKNDLKDYYSQRNRLEMENQRLKERRQSLSQTMDAQQSDLLEVTRLIADYQRKIEVLSLESSQKAEKKADAQGRLADLESQKQDLEQALSDKQAQQAQLAEKLVDLRQEIAKLEKEQTRFSTNPDQIIENLREEFVGLMQKEADLSNRLTALQADIEQEKAAQAEQSAERQQTEKDLAQAKEMAQTALAEFQAAKDRVKELLEAYQVQAKALSQTDNSYRQEQSQMFALLDQIKEKEARQRSLEAIQKNHSNFFAGVKAVLQEADRLGGIIGAVSEHLTFEQDYQTALEIALGGSSQNIIVEDEAAAKRGIAFLRQNRSGRATFLPLTTIRPRQIAAHNLTKIEAASGFLGLASDLVTYEPKLANIFQNLLGVTAIFDSIDHANQAAREVRYQVRMVTLDGTELRPGGSFSGGANRSRNTTFIKPELDSLTAEISELKEKLAQQEIAVATLKRTKTQEEEELTSLKEAGETARLAEQKAELAYQSQASHLADLNQLLAGFSANDVEDSASSLLEEKAKVESGLLDIQNQKARVQEQLDQIKGDKDTIAAQVAKLNEDLSQARLSERELAGEERFTKNECNRLNLDLADLEREISNLTQLLSSQTGDLSQEELPKLAKQLEEAEAKKSDLETSLIRLRFEIEDCDGQLEDIEEQVQAAGKRNEELIRRQAHLEAEIENLSEKLRGFARQLAEDYQMSFDQAKEQAQAVEDLPSARQNLTQLNRQIKSLGPINLDAIEQYDEVNDRLEFLNSQRSDLVEAKNLLLETINDMDDEVKSRFKTTFEAIRESFKETFVQMFGGGSADLILTEGDLLTAGVEISVQPPGKKIQSLNLMSGGEKALSALALLFSIIRVKTIPFVILDEVEAALDEANVKRFGDYLNRFDKASQFIVVTHRKGTMAAADSIYGVTMQESGVSKIVSVKLKDAQKLMET
- a CDS encoding deoxynucleoside kinase, which encodes MLIVLAGTIGAGKSSLAASLGEHLGTQVFYEAVDNNPVLDLYYQDPKKYAFLLQIFFLNKRFQSIKEAYKADNNILDRSIFEDELFLTLNYKNGNVTKTELDIYKELLANMLEELEGMPKKSPDLLVYIDVSFDKMLERISKRGRSFEQISDNPELYEYYQQVHGEYPDWYENYSISPKIRIDGDKLDFVKNPEDLQTVFDMVDQELKKLNLL
- the rnc gene encoding ribonuclease III; the protein is MMQALEKKLQADFGIVFKDSSLLETAFTHTSYANEHRLLNISHNERLEFLGDAVLQLLISRYLFAKFPKKPEGDLSKMRSMIVREESLAGFSKDCGFESFIKLGKGEEKSGGRDRETILGDLFEAFLGALDLDQGISAVEKFLNQVMIPKVEAGDYERVKDYKTALQEKLQVNGPVQISYRVINETGPAHNKKFEVVVSADGQDLSQGQGKSKKLAEQAAAKTALDQLRRG